The proteins below are encoded in one region of Mycobacterium shinjukuense:
- a CDS encoding acetyl-CoA C-acetyltransferase: MAPAAQNSPQPRRRVAVLGGNRIPFARSDGAYAEATNQDMFTAALAGLVDRFGLAGERLGMVVGGAVLKHSRDFNLMRECVLGSQLSPYTPAFDLQQACGTGLQAAIAAADGIAAGRFDVAAAGGVDTTSDPPIGLGDDLRRTLLKLRRSTSNVERLKLVGALPASLGVEIPANSEPRTGLSMGEHAAITAKQMGIKRVDQDELAAASHRNMADAYDRGFYDDLVTPFLGLYRDDNLRPNSSVEKLATLRPVFGVKAGDATMTAGNSTPLTDGASVALLASEQWAAEHSLAPLAYLVDAETAAVDYVNGNDGLLMAPTYAVPRLLARNGLTLQDFDFYEIHEAFASVVLAHLQAWESEEYCKQRLGLDSALGAIDRSKLNVNGSSLAAGHPFAATGGRILAQTAKQLAEKKAEHKGEGPVRGLISICAAGGQGVAAILQA; this comes from the coding sequence GTGGCCCCTGCTGCTCAAAACAGCCCCCAACCCAGGCGGCGGGTCGCCGTGCTGGGCGGCAATCGCATCCCGTTCGCTCGATCGGACGGCGCCTACGCCGAGGCAACCAACCAGGACATGTTCACCGCGGCGCTAGCTGGGCTGGTGGACCGGTTCGGCCTGGCCGGCGAACGGCTGGGCATGGTGGTCGGCGGCGCGGTGCTCAAGCACAGCCGCGATTTCAATCTGATGCGCGAATGCGTGTTGGGGTCGCAGCTGTCGCCGTACACGCCCGCGTTCGACCTGCAGCAGGCGTGCGGGACCGGGCTGCAGGCCGCGATTGCGGCGGCCGACGGCATCGCTGCGGGCCGTTTCGACGTGGCCGCCGCGGGCGGGGTGGACACCACCTCGGACCCGCCGATCGGGCTGGGTGACGACCTGCGCCGCACCCTGCTGAAGCTGCGCCGGTCCACGTCCAACGTGGAAAGGCTTAAGCTGGTGGGTGCGCTGCCCGCCAGCCTCGGGGTCGAGATCCCGGCCAACAGTGAACCCCGCACCGGCTTGTCGATGGGCGAGCACGCCGCCATCACCGCCAAGCAGATGGGCATCAAACGCGTCGACCAGGACGAACTGGCCGCCGCCAGCCATCGCAACATGGCCGACGCCTACGACCGGGGCTTCTACGACGACTTGGTCACACCCTTTTTGGGTCTGTACCGCGACGACAACCTGCGGCCCAACTCCAGCGTCGAGAAGCTGGCCACGTTACGCCCGGTGTTCGGGGTGAAGGCCGGTGACGCGACCATGACCGCGGGCAATTCGACCCCGCTGACCGACGGCGCCTCGGTCGCGTTGCTGGCCTCCGAGCAGTGGGCGGCCGAGCATTCGCTGGCCCCGCTGGCCTACCTCGTCGATGCCGAGACCGCCGCGGTCGACTACGTCAACGGAAACGACGGCCTGCTGATGGCACCGACCTACGCGGTGCCCCGGCTGCTGGCGCGCAACGGGCTGACCCTGCAGGACTTCGATTTCTACGAAATCCACGAGGCGTTCGCGTCGGTGGTGCTGGCGCACCTACAGGCCTGGGAGTCCGAGGAGTACTGCAAGCAGCGGCTGGGCCTGGATTCCGCGCTGGGCGCCATCGACCGGTCCAAGCTCAACGTCAACGGTTCGTCGTTGGCCGCCGGGCACCCGTTCGCCGCCACCGGGGGTCGGATCCTGGCGCAGACGGCCAAGCAGCTCGCCGAGAAGAAGGCCGAACACAAGGGTGAGGGACCCGTTCGCGGGCTTATTTCCATCTGCGCGGCCGGAGGCCAGGGCGTGGCTGCGATTCTGCAGGCCTGA
- a CDS encoding 3-oxoacyl-ACP reductase — MAPKRSSDLLSQVISSGPGSFLAKQLGVPQPETLRRYRPGDPPLVGSLLIGGPPDQPGRVVEPLRAALDGDYDLVGNNLGGRWADSFGGLVFDATGITEPTGLKGLFEFFTPVLRNLDRCARVVVVGTTPEAAASTHQRIAQRALEGFTRSLAKELRRGSTASLVYLSPDAKPAATGLESTMRFLLSAKSAYVDGQVFYVGAADATPPSDWDRPLDGKVAVVTGAARGIGKTIAEVFARDGARVVAVDVESAAEALAETASQIGGTPLWLDVTAEDAVDTITEHLRDHYGGKADILVNNAGITRDKLLANMDDARWDAVIAVNLLAPLRITEGLVGNGTLGEGGRVIGLSSIAGIAGNRGQTNYGATKAGMIGITQALAPVLAEKGITINAVAPGFIETQMTAAIPLATREVGRRLNSLLQGGQPVDVAETIAYFASPASNAVTGNVIRVCGQAMIGA, encoded by the coding sequence GTGGCTCCCAAGCGTTCGTCCGACCTGTTGTCCCAGGTCATCAGCTCCGGTCCTGGATCATTTCTGGCCAAGCAACTCGGTGTTCCGCAACCCGAGACCCTTCGCCGCTATCGGCCGGGCGATCCGCCCCTGGTTGGTTCCCTGCTGATCGGGGGCCCCCCAGACCAGCCGGGCAGGGTAGTCGAGCCGCTGCGCGCAGCCCTGGACGGGGACTACGACCTGGTGGGCAACAACCTGGGCGGTCGCTGGGCCGACTCGTTCGGGGGGCTGGTGTTCGACGCCACCGGTATCACCGAGCCGACCGGACTGAAGGGGTTGTTCGAATTCTTCACGCCCGTGCTGCGCAATCTGGACCGCTGTGCGCGCGTGGTGGTTGTCGGCACCACTCCAGAAGCTGCCGCCAGCACCCACCAGCGGATCGCGCAGCGGGCGTTGGAAGGCTTCACCCGCTCGCTGGCCAAGGAGCTGCGCCGGGGTTCCACCGCGTCGCTGGTGTATCTGTCGCCGGACGCCAAGCCGGCCGCGACCGGACTGGAGTCGACGATGCGGTTCCTGCTGTCGGCCAAGTCGGCCTACGTCGACGGCCAGGTGTTCTACGTGGGGGCCGCCGACGCCACGCCCCCGTCCGACTGGGACCGCCCGTTGGACGGCAAGGTCGCCGTCGTCACCGGAGCGGCTCGCGGCATCGGCAAGACGATCGCCGAGGTGTTCGCCCGTGACGGTGCGCGTGTCGTCGCGGTCGACGTGGAGTCGGCCGCCGAGGCTCTCGCCGAAACCGCCAGCCAAATCGGCGGCACCCCATTGTGGCTCGACGTCACCGCCGAGGATGCGGTCGACACGATCACCGAGCACCTGCGCGACCACTACGGCGGCAAGGCCGACATCCTGGTCAACAACGCCGGAATCACCCGCGACAAGTTGCTGGCCAACATGGACGACGCCCGCTGGGACGCCGTGATCGCCGTGAATCTGCTGGCGCCGCTGCGGATTACCGAAGGGCTGGTCGGCAACGGCACGCTCGGTGAGGGCGGCCGGGTGATCGGGCTGTCGTCGATCGCCGGCATCGCGGGCAATCGCGGACAGACCAACTACGGCGCCACCAAGGCCGGGATGATCGGCATCACCCAAGCGCTGGCCCCGGTGCTCGCCGAGAAGGGCATCACGATCAACGCCGTCGCACCCGGATTCATCGAAACCCAGATGACGGCCGCCATCCCACTGGCCACCCGCGAGGTGGGCCGTCGACTGAACTCGCTGCTGCAGGGTGGTCAGCCCGTCGACGTCGCCGAAACCATCGCCTACTTCGCCAGCCCGGCGTCAAACGCGGTGACCGGCAACGTCATTCGCGTCTGCGGCCAAGCCATGATCGGGGCGTGA
- a CDS encoding MaoC/PaaZ C-terminal domain-containing protein, whose protein sequence is MNQPSGLRNMLRAAAGALPGVPRGDRLPTRTVTVEELPIDHGNVAAYAAVTGLRYGNNVPLTYPFALTFPSVMALVTGFDFPFSAMGAIHTENHITQYRPIAVTDTVSVRVHAENLREHRKGLLADLVTDVSVGNELAWHQVTTFLHQQRTSLSDQPKPPPPKPPKLPPPAAVLRITPGRIRRYAVVGGDHNPIHTNPLAAKLFGFPTVIAHGMFSAAAVLANIEARLPDAVRYSVRFAKPVVLPASVGLYIATGDGGWDLAVRNITKGYPHLTATVRPL, encoded by the coding sequence GTGAACCAACCGAGCGGCCTGAGGAACATGCTGCGGGCGGCGGCCGGAGCGCTGCCCGGGGTGCCCCGCGGTGACCGGCTGCCCACCCGAACGGTGACCGTCGAGGAACTGCCCATCGACCACGGCAACGTCGCGGCCTATGCCGCGGTCACCGGTCTGCGCTACGGCAACAACGTGCCGCTGACCTACCCGTTCGCCCTGACCTTTCCGTCCGTGATGGCGCTGGTGACCGGGTTCGACTTCCCTTTCTCGGCGATGGGAGCGATACACACCGAGAACCACATCACCCAGTACCGGCCGATCGCGGTCACCGACACAGTCAGCGTGCGGGTGCACGCGGAAAACCTGCGCGAGCACCGCAAGGGGCTGCTCGCCGACCTAGTCACCGACGTCAGCGTCGGCAACGAGCTGGCGTGGCACCAGGTGACGACGTTCCTGCACCAGCAACGCACCAGCCTGTCCGACCAACCCAAACCGCCGCCACCGAAGCCGCCCAAGCTACCCCCACCCGCGGCCGTGCTGCGGATCACCCCGGGACGGATCCGCCGCTACGCCGTCGTCGGCGGCGACCACAACCCCATCCACACCAACCCGCTCGCCGCAAAGTTGTTCGGCTTCCCCACCGTGATTGCGCACGGAATGTTCAGCGCCGCGGCGGTATTGGCGAACATCGAAGCTCGGCTTCCGGATGCGGTGCGCTATTCGGTGCGGTTCGCCAAGCCGGTGGTGCTACCGGCCAGCGTGGGGCTTTACATCGCTACCGGCGACGGCGGCTGGGATCTGGCGGTGCGCAACATCACCAAGGGGTACCCGCACCTGACCGCGACCGTACGACCGCTGTAA
- a CDS encoding chloride channel protein: protein MALPAHGRNLDFSCAVVIVGLLAGIAGLSTTVVLRFVEHLTYHYTFGSLLAGITGSGPVRRAVGPMVGAALAGLGWWILRGRTEVPPLAGTIARRERIPRLPWSIDAALQVVLVGSGASLGREGAPRQFAAALADVGTRWCKRLSPADREILLACAAGAGLGAVYAVPLAGALFALRVLLNSWHLRAVGAALITSSLAVAVGSAITHDRPELDWPSAESTYLLSAHALALAPVAFGVGWVFDRIMAAARPARLMRSAVVIPGLAAAGLLTGVCSHWWPELPGNGESILTVSLASDMGGMTPSAAAVILVLKPLLTALFLRAGGAGGMLTPSLATGAAAGSLLVLTLDAVAGTHLHGPVISLAAAAGVLAVTQGSPIWAAIFVWELARPPIWMLAVFMVTAVGAHGLTTLAMGRRLPQLDHRAG, encoded by the coding sequence ATGGCGTTGCCCGCCCATGGCCGCAACCTCGACTTCTCCTGCGCGGTCGTCATCGTCGGCTTGCTGGCGGGGATCGCCGGGCTCTCGACGACGGTCGTCCTGCGCTTCGTCGAGCACCTCACCTACCACTACACGTTCGGCTCGCTGCTGGCCGGGATCACCGGCAGCGGTCCGGTACGCCGCGCGGTCGGGCCAATGGTCGGCGCGGCTCTGGCGGGGTTGGGCTGGTGGATCCTGCGGGGCCGAACCGAGGTGCCGCCGCTGGCCGGGACCATCGCCCGTCGGGAGCGGATACCGCGGCTGCCATGGAGCATCGACGCGGCGCTGCAGGTGGTGTTGGTCGGCTCCGGGGCGTCGCTGGGCCGCGAAGGTGCGCCGCGCCAATTCGCTGCGGCCCTAGCCGATGTGGGTACCCGATGGTGCAAGCGTCTGTCGCCCGCCGACCGCGAGATCCTGCTGGCGTGCGCGGCCGGGGCCGGGCTGGGTGCGGTCTACGCCGTCCCACTCGCCGGTGCGCTCTTCGCCCTGCGGGTCCTACTGAACAGCTGGCATTTGCGCGCAGTGGGAGCGGCGTTGATCACCTCCAGCCTGGCCGTCGCGGTCGGCTCGGCCATCACCCATGACCGCCCGGAATTGGATTGGCCCAGTGCGGAATCGACATATCTGCTCAGCGCGCACGCCCTGGCGTTGGCGCCGGTGGCCTTCGGGGTGGGATGGGTGTTCGACCGGATCATGGCGGCGGCGCGTCCGGCGCGCCTGATGCGGTCTGCGGTGGTGATTCCCGGTTTAGCCGCCGCGGGGTTGTTGACCGGCGTGTGTTCGCATTGGTGGCCCGAATTGCCCGGCAACGGCGAAAGCATCCTGACCGTCAGCCTCGCCTCCGACATGGGGGGAATGACACCGTCGGCGGCGGCCGTGATCCTGGTGTTGAAACCGCTGCTGACCGCGCTGTTTCTGAGGGCGGGCGGAGCCGGCGGGATGTTGACGCCGTCGCTGGCCACCGGGGCTGCGGCGGGCTCGTTGCTGGTGCTGACACTTGACGCGGTGGCCGGGACGCACCTGCACGGGCCGGTGATTTCGCTGGCCGCTGCCGCCGGGGTGCTGGCGGTCACCCAGGGCTCACCAATCTGGGCCGCGATCTTCGTCTGGGAGCTCGCCCGCCCTCCGATCTGGATGCTGGCGGTGTTTATGGTCACCGCGGTCGGCGCCCATGGATTGACGACCCTGGCCATGGGGCGTCGGCTTCCCCAGCTCGACCATCGGGCGGGATAG
- a CDS encoding TetR/AcrR family transcriptional regulator produces MAGGTKRLPRAVREQQMLDAAVQMFSVNGYHETSMDAIAAEAKISKPMLYLYYGSKEDLFGACLNREMSRFIDVLRIDIDIDQSPRDLLRNAIVSFLRYIDANRASWIVMYTQATSSQAFAQTLRQGREQIIELVAGLVRASTRRPMSDAEIEMMAVALVGAGEAVGNRLSTGDTDVDEAAEMMINLFWRGLKGSPADRDTGSNLAAG; encoded by the coding sequence ATGGCAGGTGGCACCAAGCGACTACCGCGCGCCGTCCGTGAACAGCAGATGCTCGACGCCGCCGTGCAGATGTTTTCCGTCAACGGCTACCACGAGACGTCCATGGACGCCATTGCCGCGGAGGCCAAGATCTCCAAGCCGATGCTGTACCTGTACTACGGCTCCAAGGAGGATCTGTTCGGCGCGTGCCTGAATCGTGAGATGAGCCGGTTCATCGATGTGCTGCGCATCGACATCGACATCGACCAGAGCCCCAGGGACTTGTTGCGCAACGCGATCGTGTCGTTTCTGCGTTACATCGATGCCAATCGGGCGTCCTGGATCGTGATGTACACCCAGGCCACCAGCTCGCAAGCGTTCGCCCAAACGTTGCGCCAGGGACGTGAGCAGATCATCGAATTGGTGGCCGGGCTGGTGCGGGCGAGCACCCGCAGGCCGATGTCGGACGCGGAGATCGAGATGATGGCGGTGGCACTGGTGGGTGCGGGAGAGGCGGTGGGCAACCGGCTCAGCACGGGCGACACCGACGTCGATGAGGCGGCCGAGATGATGATCAACCTGTTCTGGCGCGGCCTCAAGGGGTCGCCGGCGGATCGGGACACCGGCTCCAACCTCGCCGCGGGCTAG
- a CDS encoding glycoside hydrolase family 3 N-terminal domain-containing protein, with amino-acid sequence MAFRRIRGALAVLAAASALLTACGHGGTRGASSTAGGPPPAGPTPAAAPVPRICADPTAVPAALPNLREKLAQLLMVGVQDAADAEAVVDTYHVGGIMIGSWTDLSMLDNGALAGIANSPGPLPLAVSVDEEGGRVSRLKSVIGHAPSARVLAQTHTVAQVRDLARERGQAMRKLGITIDFAPVVDVTDQPDDDAIGDRSFGSNPDVVTAYAGAFVEGLQAADVLPVLKHFPGHGHASGDSHNGGVVTPPLSDLQHSDLAPYRQLIGKAPVAVMVGHMQVPGLTGDQPASLSPDAVRLLRTGSGYGAPPFDGPIFSDDLSSMAAISDKYGVAEAVLRTLQAGTDIALWVTTKEVPAVLDRLERAVNAGELPLSTIDQSLVRVARMKMVNPTCGR; translated from the coding sequence ATGGCTTTTCGACGTATTCGGGGCGCACTGGCCGTGCTCGCCGCGGCATCGGCGCTGCTGACCGCCTGCGGCCACGGTGGCACACGCGGGGCGTCGTCGACCGCCGGCGGTCCGCCCCCCGCCGGCCCCACCCCGGCGGCGGCCCCGGTGCCACGGATCTGCGCCGACCCGACGGCCGTGCCAGCGGCGCTGCCCAATCTCCGCGAAAAGCTGGCCCAGTTGTTGATGGTGGGGGTGCAGGACGCCGCCGACGCCGAAGCCGTGGTCGACACCTACCACGTCGGCGGCATCATGATCGGTAGCTGGACGGACCTGTCGATGCTGGACAACGGTGCGTTGGCCGGCATCGCCAACAGCCCTGGGCCGCTGCCGCTGGCCGTCAGCGTCGACGAAGAAGGCGGCCGGGTGTCGCGGCTGAAGTCGGTGATTGGGCATGCGCCGTCGGCGCGGGTGCTAGCCCAGACCCACACCGTCGCCCAGGTCCGCGACCTGGCGCGGGAGCGTGGCCAAGCGATGCGCAAGCTCGGCATCACGATCGACTTCGCTCCGGTGGTCGACGTGACCGACCAGCCCGACGACGACGCGATCGGCGACCGATCGTTCGGCTCGAACCCGGATGTGGTGACCGCCTATGCTGGCGCGTTTGTCGAGGGCCTGCAGGCCGCCGACGTGCTGCCGGTGCTCAAGCACTTCCCCGGTCACGGGCACGCGTCCGGCGATTCGCACAACGGCGGGGTGGTCACGCCGCCGTTGAGTGACCTGCAGCACAGCGACCTGGCGCCGTACCGCCAGCTGATCGGCAAGGCGCCAGTGGCGGTCATGGTGGGTCACATGCAGGTTCCCGGTCTTACCGGTGACCAGCCGGCCAGCCTGAGCCCGGATGCAGTGCGGTTGCTGCGCACCGGCTCCGGCTATGGTGCCCCGCCGTTCGACGGCCCGATATTCAGCGACGACCTGTCCAGCATGGCGGCGATTTCCGACAAGTACGGTGTGGCCGAGGCGGTGCTGCGCACCCTGCAGGCCGGCACCGACATCGCACTGTGGGTCACCACCAAAGAGGTGCCCGCGGTGCTGGACCGGCTAGAGCGGGCGGTGAACGCCGGCGAATTGCCGCTCTCGACGATCGACCAGTCACTCGTTCGGGTGGCCAGGATGAAGATGGTCAACCCGACGTGTGGCCGCTGA
- a CDS encoding DUF2613 domain-containing protein, whose translation MNRIVVPAAASVVVGLLLGAAATFGVTLMVQQDTKPPLPGGDPSSSVLNRVEYGNRS comes from the coding sequence ATGAACCGGATCGTTGTGCCCGCCGCCGCGAGCGTCGTGGTTGGCCTCTTGCTGGGCGCGGCCGCGACGTTCGGGGTCACCCTGATGGTGCAGCAGGACACGAAGCCGCCACTTCCCGGGGGCGACCCGTCGTCGTCAGTGCTCAACCGGGTCGAGTACGGCAACCGTAGCTAG